The window AACTAAGTCTCATTTCTTCAACGCATGACGAAGGTGAAGATAGACTCAATAACATCATCCAAATTCTTGCTGAACGGCGAGAGTTGAGCAGAAAACGGCTCAAATGTTGCTTTTTCTTTCCCATCCACTAGCAAATGACAGGaggcaccaataagttgaatgTCATCGTTCTTGTAACGTCTAGAAACTGTCACTAGACCATTGGCTCCGACTAGGTTGATGGTCCCAAAGTTGTCAACAACGTTAATCTTGCAATCGCTGCCGATGACTTCGATGTGACCTTGGTTGCTTTTGACTATTATGACGCAGCCGTTGCCAACGACCTTTAGACGCGTGGCGTTTGTTTCCATGGTGACTTTCTTCTTGTTGCCGACGATCGAGTATTGCTTcatttttgaaattggaatgtttttctttttcaaGAAAGAAATGGCcaaatgttttatttgtttgttttttagTGATGATACTGGCTGGAGAGAGTTTGATTGCCTCTCACTGGCTGGTTGTATCAAGAATGATTCAAGCTGGCCGCGTGCGCTCGTTTTATAGGCCGCGCCGGCGTGTGCGCAGCCCCTCCCCGCGGAGGATTCCCCTAGTAATGCGTCATCCATTCATCGAGTTTCGGATATTGTAATTGTAGAGTTGTTATTCCCCGACGAATTCAGGCAAAATTTTTTTGTGTTTGATTACTTTagatgttgttttgttttgtatttagTCTTACGCTACTACAtcatgtttacattttgttacaTTGGTTGTGTAAATGTGTAACTTTGCGTATTCTGTTATCATAATTCAATAAGTTCAGATGTGGTAAACAGAAAAGGTATTACTTTTCaattctcatgctctgaaagtggctCATTGTTTATCTGTAAAGCGGGTTAAAAGTGATACGTTTCCGTCCTAGGGCGTTTTTCCTTTTCCTACGGTtattattaggtaagtacatttttttacgataGCAATGACAATTCGGTTCTTAATGGATTTGTAGTAATGATTTCCTACCTACTTCGTATTGTTTTGATTCTCTATGCATTATATGGTAATTTGTCTCTTTATGTACAGAGTACAGATaactagaaaataataatacctatatgATAAGATGTTTATTAATAGATACTATATTTAAACTCAAAACAAAGTCTTAGTTTTTTGcaaacaattattatattattcaccagttagttatattatgtttttaatattCTTTACcgactgtattttttgtatCCATTATGATATAATTATGCTCGTCATTATGTTTTTTATTAGTGCCTACCAcataaccacagaataactaatagtaggtACACATAACTGTAGTAGACAATTGTtgcttaggtaggtacctacatattttaaataataaatacgtaataaaaataactattacataACAAAAACAGGAAAAAGGCAGTAATATTGATTAAGTGCCTATACCTGCCTAATTAATGTTTGTATCTTGGCAGATTCATGACCGTGGCATTTAAAATTAGAAGTATATTTTGATCAGGTTGAGTCATTGACCTACTGTTGTGAATGTGACTTTGGACTTCATCGAGGCTCTTCCTCTTGATGCCTATTCGATATTTACTTcctcttcatcatcatcatctcagctataagacgtccactgctgaacataggcctcccccttggacctccatacgtgccggaaggggggtgaatgccataatcgccacgcttggcaggcgggttggcgatcgcagtcgagtacaccgaatttgagggacgctgctgcccgtccagtagtttaaggacatacccgtaCTTCCTCTTATCACGGTAGAATGCATCTAGCTATATCAAACCTTATAACTTCACTTATATTactttataagtaggtaagtataaattaaaatatcttctCACCCGTTTCATTGATGACCGCAGGGCTGGCTCGTTCCTCGCTCAGCACATTGGTGTTGCCATCCAGCGAGGAAACGCGGCCAGGCCAGGCCTTGAGGACACACTCCACACTCCCAAGTGCCAGGGATATTTGTAGATATAATTTAGACCCCATAGGTTATGATAGGTTTGGTTGTTTTAATCCTAAGTGTGTGATTATTGAGATTCTACATTTTCGAATAAATGAAGtacttataattaaaataaaacgtaaGTAGCAAGTccatatctttatttatttatctatatttattgtataatgAATAATAATGGTACAAAAAATACGATTCGATTACAATTGAATTGATAGCGTAATTCTTAGATAATAAGAACAAATCAAATGTATGCTTAATAGTTATTTTTtcgtacttttaatttttcttgcacctattactacttgttctctgtttggcccaagggttaactggtagagaatgcctcctggcattaagttcgccttttgtaaaattttttactgtgcaataaagtttaaataaataaatctgagTACAATTTAAAAGAAAATCCAAATTAAAAAGGGAAATTTagtgttttataataattataataggtaggtacctactttagaaCATACTAAATAATTTACGGCAGCTCAAGTATTGGCATTCGACATATTCGTAAggaaaattattttgtatgccCGAGTTTGTTGTATTCAGATAAAATGATAATGACTAAAAAGTGAATTCCCAGGTTCGGGCAAATTTACAAAATTCCACGAAATAATGTCATTTTCAGTGAAATTCAGTGCACGTGATAAGATTACagtaggtataagtaggtactactatagtaataatataatattcgtGGGTTTTTCAGAAATATGATATTACTTATTTCGTGAAAgttgttgttttatttacccACTTAATGACAAAGataaaatcgatgacgtaaaaTAATCAGAAGCAACATATTAGTAAGagtttaaaaaagaaaattctaagaaggaaaacaaaaaaaacgtaGAGGAAAAACTTTGGTTGCAGTGTTACGCAAAAATATCATTGGGAATATAATATTTGGTTACaaattatatgtataagtatactggattatatgtataattatactGGATTAACGAGTAAAAACTGCTTCCGCTACGTGGCAGGAGGTCCCGGTTCGTATCTTGGTAAGGTCAttaatttgtgtgtttatcaaaACTATTTGTCCCTCAGTTATATTCTATGTATGTACATGTATTAAGTATTTACATATAATTGTATACTATATTGCCATGTACTATCCAGACTATCCATGTCACGAGGCTTGggtacctactgccgtattcgaacttcaagatattcacaagagacgacacgtactagatacgttatagtttagatatcaagtagttctcttttgcagcgcaattcgggcaaccaatgtcacttctacgttagatagagtaaggtatctattagatgtgaattggatctctaagtcataatcctgtggaaatcgttcaagtgtatctccagaatcgcgcaaatgtcaaatttgacaggttagatcttaaacatatcgctatcgtattttggtgatgactaaaagatacctaatagatgtctatttcaaaatccgaatcgggctccTACTGTGAGACTAGATCGATCTGAGtataaaatgtcctataatatttatttgttttaatatttttaatgctGAATGCtgacctgtacggatatgatggtcgttcttgtctacgtgacagcgtgataaaacggtgtccgccACTTTCTAAATATCCCGCggtattaaaaagtgacagttattttatcacgtggataaaaccatccataatacgccggctgataTTGCTGATAGCACAGATGATAGGTGGCAATAATAAGCTCATCAATAATCAGCAATCAATATTCATTAGAATCATTAGACAGATTAGACATAATGTGCATTTAAACATAGCCAGGGAATCACCGGAGCAATGATCTTTATCAAAACaatcattattaatttattaatgtaaTCCGATcagtgcgtagccaacatgccaatcgtgtacagtcgccatcagatatatcggagcggccaaggtgttcacaatatctgaacaagcactctaacgccttcacaatagaggcgtgatcagctatttgtgagcaccttggccgctccgatatatctgatggcgactgtacctacgctccgtagcgaacgaaacgcaactgtcactgtcgcactataTTTCGTTCGCCACGGAGCGTAAACGaatgcacgttggctacgcacccagtTCAGTTTATCGTAACGTGAGTAACGTTATGTAGGtaataagggcccccccacatctggcgtctttcgagcgtcggcgtctactattctatggccgacgtcgacgcaacgtcgacgcagcgtcgacgcaactgcgcagcgacgtcattttccatagcgctggaccgacgccgacagacgccgacgctcgaaagacgccagatgtgggggggccctaagtagctatattttttttgttagaacgTGAGGAAGTACATTACTTCGTCAATGAGCAATACATTGTAATTTTTCCTCGTAGTAAGCCTTCCCTAcatatattatcttcaatgcATTACTCCTAGCTACCTATTAAATTCTGCGCAATTTTATCtttatatatagtaacagcaccagtcatgggacatttaagaggaaatttggagtatttatgatatttcccttatacatgtaaatggtctaccgcttagcgtgttaaaagatgaaagtcctatccgtctttcatgttttaggcgtgttgtatcaaagatactgcaattagtttccacatatttaacaaattaaaactatgctgtttttctccagtcatggacaccaaagttccagtaatgggcccccggtaatggacgtggatccagtaatgggccccctataatggacattgctctatcagtataaaatattgaaatggggaataaattacggcaaaataaaacaatttttggtataagcttttatcgctgaatgtatttttctttccacagccaattattattgtattagatccatcgagacaaatctaatataccctaacacaataagttagggtttaatgcgataaagttcccatggccacctcctgtctccatcatcagatcaggtccatgttatcataatattgcattatcatccgatttgcatacttaattacgtacttacacaaaatttcaactgaatcggaaatcgaaaagtgactcaaattcagctaccaagattggacccacactaactaacagggcaagttaaataaaagtttggaaaaacgatattaatttatccgaagtccgagaatacctcctaattgacatatttattaactacattttatttctgtattgtttaaacatgaaattatggcatagcaagcatcattctgtcatttgtcccatcataggaggtacgcagttttacagctcctataatgggattgggccaaataccactatttttttacatctgtggagtcataacatagtgtgttgtatatcttatctcatggtaaatgcaattaacaaagcacattctagttttcatcaagtattaattaattgaaatttaataaattaactcacctctcttagcgaagttgttaagaattcgtagtggtattttttttcagtgacacgacaacttttagattgacgccaatttcttaaaaaacaaccaaatttaataaaacttaaaactgaaacagctctaggactcttgtttatgataatatacagccagtgtttataaactacttttagatacttattttagaggaattatgtttttttgtcccattactggttccacgtccattatagggtccactactatatatagGTAGAGTTAGTGATAGGCCTAACTAACGAAACTAGCCCAAAATTGTCTCTTAACTAGCAGCAAAAAATTCatgtagtttaaaaaaaatatcggttttaatttaaataataacaatataggtatacctattcaGCAAATTCTTTAAAAATTTAGTATAATCTTGGTAAGTAAGCATAGTTTTGATAAGTGCCATTTTATTTCGTGTAACCTATAattaataactttaaaaataaacaggTATTTTATAATGGAGATACCGCTCTTGTGCTATGCATATAGATAGATATTTAATGTCGGTGATATAATATAGCCTCCTTGTACCTAGATAATATTACGTTACGTAGCGCGTAAATTCCATTTTACTCGTATTATGACAATTATATTTCATGCgcatttatcaataatattataaacaattCAATGTAATTTGCATTTCTTATAAACGCTCATTACTCATATGTATTTAGAATAGCGTGATTTCAAGAATCTGAGCTACATATATCTAATATGCATAATCTGGATTTCTGATAGCGAATCTCAGAAACGGCAGTTGGTAATTTTGCTTCACCTGCCAAGTTCTACTCAGAATTATTTACTTACTGCCAATCCATAACATTGATTTTGTAAGCGTTATTTTTATATTCTAGTAAAACTAGGTAAattaaatataccttttatcTTTATATTATTTACGCTTGGTGACTGTTTTATCGTAGCCAATTTAATTGTTTGGAAATAGCCTACCTATTTTATGTGTCATAGAGTAAACATTCATTAGTAATTTAGATATGCTTACTAGCAGCACAGTTTGAGGTAAATATAGCCActtattttatgtaggtatgtgagTAGATTAAGTACTATGTAATCAATTACGATTATTGAACTCAGCAACATGCACTTCATGTGAACAAACTATaggcgcgattcgagaaatgaataaaagattcactagatatgaaatagtaaagatatgtgacgctccacggtaaaaggtaccttatggcggctggcgcttacgttattattaacggcgctccaatattcagccggggcaatggtaccttttgacgtggaacgtcatatatctttactatttcatatctagtgaatctctaattcatttcccgaatcgcgccgtatatttGAAGCACTTATTTGTCAGGGCTTACACAACAGTTAGAATATTAGTTGCGAGAAACAGTCAGTCCAATCGggaaataaagaattttattaatacggaaataaaaaatacataattattattggcCTATTATAAGTACActttaaacaaattttaaaacagAACAAACAAAGAACAACCAAGAGACAAGATTAAATCACGTGCAAACTATCTATATGAATAGGTATTTCTTAGAAGTTGACATTAAAGATATAAGATATATGTGATTTGGATATGATAAGGGCAACTAAAATAGACATTTCCACCAAAAATAACTTGATCAATGATTGTACGACAAGTGGCATGGAAAGTTGGAAATCCCTCTAAAGTAGACTGATGTAAGATTAAGATATAAATACTAAGATTATTTACTCGCAGTCTGTCATATTTTTGATCGCATGAGGCTCATGAAGTTTCCATTTCACCCGTTTATAATTTACAATCAatcaattatataatttatatgtattCATACTTAActttcaaaaaatatattgcGTAGAATAAAAACATGAATGGATGTTGATCAAAACTGAGTCGATATCCTGCACTGTGCGATCTCGACACCCGTGGTGCAGCAAATTCATCTTGTTCTGTGAAAATTGCTTCAACTTCATTTACAGCTGTTAATGCGGCATTTTTATTTGTGGACACTTCGTTTACACCTACAGGTACCACTTTACCTGCTTCTAAGGACTGAGTTGGAGCTATATCCGTCGAAACTGACACTTCTTCTAGTTGTTTGTATGGATCCGTTGAGGTTTCGGTCAGTATTGACGCTTTATTTTCTTCTGTAGATAATTCGACTCTCCCTAATACTGTAACTAAATCTGGGCCCAAAACCGTGGCAGTTTTAGTCGGTGTCGATAATTCGCTTCTTTCTGTAGACTCTTCATCTCCACCTGACCCTGTAACAGCAAAATCTAGATACGGAGCACTGGCAGGTTCAGAAAGTATTAACGTGTCGCTCCTTTCTATATATTCTTCGTCTGTTTCTGTTACCGCGGCGGTTTCTCCTGAAAACTGACCAATGGTAGGTTCAGACAGTATCGATGCTACGCTTCTTTCTGTGGATTCTTCGTCTTTACTTGACAATGCTTCAATTCTTTTAGACTCTTTATCTTTTTCTGATTTCACAACGACAGGTTCAGTCGGAATTAATGATTCGTATAGGTCTGAGAATAATGCCCCTTCATTGCTTGTAGATTGTGTAGATATTTTGTTAGTAAACACTTCCATTTTTAAAGGGAGTTCTCCATTCTCTATTGCGGTTTCATTAGTAATTGTAGTATTATTCTGGTCACTCTGGTCTGTGGTTGTCGTTTCCGGTGCCAAGGGGTCATCTGCAACGGTTTCTTCTGGTGTTGGGTTATCCAGGACCGACGCGGTGGTTGGCGATTCAAAAACAAATAGTTGTTCCATTACGGGCTCATTTTTCGATGTCAGAAAATCCAGGCCCATCGGGATAGGCGTGGTTGACAGTTTTGGTTCCGACAGGTGCTCTGTCACGGGTTCTTCTGTTACAGTCGGGGTATCCAGAACTGAAGCGTAGGTCAGCGTTTCCAATTGTAGTGGTTCTTCTGCTGTTGTCGGGGTATCCGTATCTGGCACGATGGATATGGTTGTTACCTCTGGTTCCAAAGTTTGTCCTGTCACGGGCTCTTCTCTTGATGTTAGGATATTTTGGTATAGAGCGACGGCTGTGGTTGACGCTTCTGGTTCTAATGAGTAATCTGTCTCGGGACCTTCTGAGACTATCGGGGTGTCAAATGCTAATACATAGATCGAGGTTACCGATTCTAGTAGTTCTTTTACTATTGTCTGGTTGTCTGTGTCCAGGATGAAGGATATATTTGTGACTTCTgatttcaaatatttatttttgtccaTCGTTGACATTCCTAGTTCTGAAGGTTCTTCTGTAATGAGCTCTCCTGCTGTTATGTTGATTAGATCCAAAACGATAGGTGTGGTAGATGCTCTTGGTTCTTTAGATTCATCTATCACAGGTTCTTCAGATGTCGGCGAAATGTCCTGGTCAAGAAGTTTAGTTGATAGTGTTGGTTCTGTATGATGTTCTAACACACGTCCTTCTGTTCTTATTGGATTAAACTGGACCGACTCTACGGGTGTTGTTAACGGTTTTAGTTCCCGAGAATCTGCCTCGGATTTTCCCAATGA is drawn from Cydia fagiglandana chromosome 4, ilCydFagi1.1, whole genome shotgun sequence and contains these coding sequences:
- the LOC134664120 gene encoding uncharacterized protein LOC134664120; translated protein: MKQYSIVGNKKKVTMETNATRLKVVGNGCVIIVKSNQGHIEVIGSDCKINVVDNFGTINLVGANGLVTVSRRYKNDDIQLIGASCHLLVDGKEKATFEPFSAQLSPFSKNLDDVIESIFTFVMR